One genomic window of Vibrio mangrovi includes the following:
- a CDS encoding hybrid sensor histidine kinase/response regulator — MAKLANIFSYMSLTFSFIYSCHLTSAIEESKIKKWEITIIAIMTIYAFYVNFISGYTIRGVDIEGPSHFTIHFGQATPIFFLSLFIYAFLTLFKLIKSIKFSRTKIKQLQSIYTVSGMIVYLISTTVIHLVITFIYDDFSLTWLPPFLAVICLSLVGYASIHHRFYSWRHLTYSGIRTAIILISYIIPIIIFTSKNSTSLNILFVILWCLVYMFHWKKIGKMSAKISSFLVYKELYTPTDKIQTISRYFYNSSQELIREISQTLQLEGELSIISLDNESSDFYKEHLNQSNSALIMDEIEYQLSNKNHEYLKKVHHKMVEHKAAAILPIFDNKKSIFQLLVLPQKSNGFLYSNEEVYAIQHLLRKVSFYLYCEYKIKQSQRTAISIAYEMKNPLRDVQISLSRIEPEINKLDNLSSLLKKITDINKAINYGYQIIDTSLNDINHISTDTDDKEYMHISELIRNSINDYAYERQEDKDRIFLDITDDFIIYTNKTKFTLILFNLLKNAIYYFYSHPQSTIEIKVKSGLTFNKIYFKDYGPGIEENMIDNIFNDFFTYGKHNGTGLGLSYCKRVMKTINGDIHCRSIFGEYTEFLLTFPNTQRLSNIIDYGSDIKKNRHNIIEKSIFDNSSNSVRKIRALVTDDNQTHRGLAKYLLTSLGVLVYEAKDGQQSIEMASHHTFDIIFMDIQMPEVNGFEASIQIRKFSPTPPIIALSGESGDKEVAKISQIMDDRMIKPATLSQFKQILQKWVITN, encoded by the coding sequence ATGGCAAAATTAGCAAACATATTTTCTTATATGTCATTAACTTTTTCATTTATCTACTCATGCCACCTAACATCGGCCATAGAAGAAAGTAAAATTAAAAAATGGGAAATAACAATAATAGCCATAATGACTATTTATGCTTTTTATGTAAACTTTATATCAGGGTATACAATAAGAGGAGTCGATATTGAAGGACCGAGTCATTTCACTATTCATTTTGGTCAAGCTACACCTATTTTCTTTCTCTCTTTATTCATCTATGCATTTTTAACTTTATTTAAGCTAATCAAATCGATAAAATTTAGTCGCACAAAAATAAAACAGTTACAATCAATATATACAGTATCTGGAATGATCGTATATCTAATATCGACGACTGTAATTCATCTAGTTATAACTTTCATATACGATGATTTTTCATTGACATGGCTTCCTCCTTTTCTTGCTGTTATTTGCTTAAGTCTTGTTGGGTACGCATCTATACATCATCGATTCTATAGCTGGCGACATCTAACATACTCAGGGATTAGAACAGCTATTATTTTGATATCTTATATAATTCCTATTATTATTTTTACCTCAAAAAATAGTACATCATTAAATATATTATTCGTTATTTTATGGTGCTTAGTTTATATGTTTCACTGGAAAAAAATAGGGAAAATGTCTGCTAAAATATCTAGCTTTTTAGTATATAAGGAACTATACACCCCCACTGACAAGATTCAAACCATATCAAGATACTTTTATAACTCATCACAAGAATTAATAAGAGAAATTTCTCAAACCTTACAACTCGAAGGTGAATTATCAATTATATCTTTAGATAATGAGTCAAGTGATTTTTATAAAGAACATTTAAACCAGAGTAACTCAGCTCTAATTATGGATGAAATAGAATATCAATTGAGCAATAAAAATCATGAATATCTGAAAAAAGTACATCATAAAATGGTTGAACATAAAGCAGCAGCAATTCTTCCTATTTTTGATAACAAAAAATCAATATTTCAACTATTAGTCTTACCTCAAAAGTCAAATGGTTTTCTATATTCAAATGAAGAGGTTTATGCAATACAACATTTATTGAGAAAGGTTAGTTTTTACCTTTATTGTGAATATAAAATAAAACAATCTCAAAGAACAGCTATTTCTATAGCTTATGAAATGAAAAATCCTTTAAGGGATGTTCAAATATCTCTTTCAAGAATAGAACCTGAAATAAATAAATTAGACAATCTATCTTCTCTATTGAAAAAAATAACAGACATAAACAAAGCCATAAATTATGGATATCAAATAATTGACACATCACTCAATGATATAAATCATATATCAACTGACACTGATGATAAAGAATACATGCACATAAGCGAATTAATTCGAAACTCTATTAATGATTATGCTTATGAGAGACAAGAAGATAAGGATAGAATATTTTTAGACATTACAGATGACTTTATAATTTATACAAATAAAACAAAATTCACATTAATTTTATTTAATTTATTAAAAAATGCCATTTATTATTTCTACTCACATCCTCAAAGTACTATAGAGATAAAGGTAAAATCAGGTTTAACTTTTAACAAAATATATTTTAAAGACTACGGTCCTGGTATAGAAGAAAATATGATAGATAACATATTTAATGACTTCTTCACTTACGGTAAACATAACGGCACAGGACTTGGACTAAGCTATTGTAAAAGAGTAATGAAAACAATAAATGGTGATATTCATTGTCGTTCTATTTTTGGTGAATATACAGAGTTCTTGCTTACTTTCCCTAATACACAACGTTTAAGTAACATTATAGATTATGGGAGTGATATAAAAAAGAATAGACACAATATAATTGAGAAAAGCATTTTCGATAATAGTTCAAATTCAGTACGTAAGATCAGAGCATTGGTCACTGATGATAATCAAACTCATAGAGGTTTAGCAAAGTATCTTTTGACAAGTCTTGGAGTACTGGTTTATGAAGCTAAAGATGGTCAACAATCTATTGAAATGGCATCACATCATACTTTCGATATAATATTCATGGACATTCAAATGCCTGAAGTAAATGGATTTGAAGCATCCATTCAAATTAGAAAGTTCTCACCAACACCTCCCATTATCGCATTATCAGGAGAATCTGGAGATAAAGAAGTAGCAAAAATTTCTCAAATTATGGATGATAGAATGATAAAACCAGCAACACTTTCTCAGTTCAAACAGATACTTCAAAAGTGGGTTATTACAAACTGA
- a CDS encoding acyl-homoserine-lactone synthase — MDVTLSAYSQQTNQWSFQKKIFFFQTIQQVLLKEFPSTSFADLVNLRRKKIIYSHPNLTSGDLASIFESPQVIQYILSTPMTECATDWHYIEISAIELFGNILAGWAEYERFLILQRNQALHSDDFDLEVPPLNENKYYSEYVDNIERDTRKFLTLHCNTPLTLPDAISLINIEIFVIEQRWYEILFTLNLSQRGSHVLLFYRGSTCSPILVSTALIQHWYERENWLSFDPFFTNSGWKNCLMEDSGKYLYQTGVFNKKFFDTNVYNEYIIESNISDTHAVCEILRLTVSGPSRLRFFLIFLCQKHLAKQLIAIGKKLSYTIIELPIMLDLYDSFGKNCYLNSSSCDINNNGIKTYKGFWLNKEINNKFQNCSYKKYRLLVKHRKARGGSFE, encoded by the coding sequence TTGGATGTTACATTATCAGCATATAGCCAGCAGACAAATCAATGGAGCTTTCAAAAGAAAATATTTTTTTTCCAAACTATACAACAGGTGCTACTTAAAGAGTTCCCTTCAACCAGTTTTGCTGACTTAGTGAATCTACGACGGAAGAAAATCATTTATTCTCATCCTAACTTAACTTCTGGAGATCTTGCTTCAATATTTGAATCACCTCAAGTCATCCAATATATTCTATCTACTCCTATGACAGAATGTGCTACGGACTGGCACTACATTGAAATTTCTGCTATTGAACTGTTCGGAAACATTCTTGCCGGATGGGCTGAATATGAGCGATTCCTGATTTTACAAAGGAACCAAGCCTTACATTCAGATGATTTTGATCTCGAAGTCCCGCCACTAAATGAAAATAAATATTATTCAGAATATGTTGACAACATAGAAAGAGACACAAGAAAGTTTCTTACGCTACATTGTAATACCCCCCTGACTCTTCCAGATGCTATCTCTTTAATTAATATTGAAATTTTTGTCATAGAACAACGATGGTATGAGATACTTTTTACACTCAATCTGTCTCAACGAGGTAGCCATGTTTTACTGTTTTACCGTGGTAGCACTTGTTCCCCAATATTAGTATCAACAGCATTGATTCAGCATTGGTACGAACGTGAAAACTGGCTTAGCTTTGATCCCTTTTTTACAAACTCTGGTTGGAAGAATTGTCTTATGGAGGATTCAGGTAAGTATCTTTATCAAACTGGGGTTTTCAATAAAAAATTTTTTGATACGAATGTATATAATGAGTATATTATTGAAAGTAATATATCAGATACACATGCCGTCTGTGAGATTCTAAGGCTAACCGTCAGTGGCCCAAGCAGACTTCGTTTTTTCTTAATTTTCTTATGCCAAAAACATCTAGCAAAGCAACTGATTGCAATAGGCAAAAAACTCTCATATACTATCATCGAATTGCCAATAATGCTTGATTTGTATGATTCTTTCGGTAAAAACTGTTATTTAAATAGCTCTTCTTGTGACATTAACAATAATGGTATAAAAACTTATAAAGGCTTCTGGCTCAATAAAGAAATAAATAATAAATTCCAAAATTGTAGCTATAAAAAATATAGACTACTTGTAAAACACCGGAAAGCTAGGGGAGGCTCCTTTGAATAG